Proteins encoded together in one Impatiens glandulifera chromosome 1, dImpGla2.1, whole genome shotgun sequence window:
- the LOC124914384 gene encoding PRA1 family protein B4-like has product MTSSAPVIVPISNTQSTGAAQSQPPIATPAIRSFISNISETVRNGFAQRRPWSELIDRSAFSRPDSISEATQRIRKNYSYFRVNYSALIAVVLGISLLSNPFSLILLVALLAAWIFLYLFRPADQPVVFFGRTYSDKETLGILVITSIVVIFLTSVGSVLISALVVGLAIVCTHGAFRMPEDLFLDDQEVGSTGFLSFLSGPSANSVASVVAARV; this is encoded by the coding sequence ATGACTTCATCAGCGCCTGTAATTGTCCCAATTTCCAACACCCAATCCACCGGCGCCGCTCAATCTCAGCCGCCAATCGCAACTCCGGCTATCCGttcattcatctccaacatttCCGAAACAGTCCGCAATGGTTTCGCCCAACGACGTCCTTGGTCCGAGCTAATCGACCGATCTGCCTTCTCTAGGCCGGATTCAATATCTGAAGCTACACAGCGTATTCGCAAGAACTATTCCTATTTCCGTGTAAATTACTCCGCCCTAATCGCTGTTGTTCTCGGCATTTCTCTCCTTTCAAACCCCTTCTCTCTGATCCTCCTTGTTGCTCTTCTCGCCGCTTGGATCTTCCTCTATCTCTTCCGACCGGCAGATCAGCCGGTTGTGTTTTTTGGGCGAACATATTCTGATAAGGAAACTCTGGGTATTCTTGTTATTACTAGCATAGTTGTGATCTTCTTGACATCGGTCGGTTCGGTTCTGATCTCTGCATTGGTTGTTGGGTTGGCTATTGTTTGCACCCATGGAGCTTTTAGGATGCCGGAAGATCTGTTCTTGGATGATCAAGAAGTTGGATCTACTGGATTCCTTTCATTCCTCTCTGGTCCATCTGCCAATTCTGTTGCTTCTGTTGTGGCTGCTCGTGTTTGA